A single window of Aspergillus puulaauensis MK2 DNA, chromosome 5, nearly complete sequence DNA harbors:
- the NPR3 gene encoding nitrogen permease regulator 3 family protein (COG:S;~EggNog:ENOG410PKKI;~InterPro:IPR005365;~PFAM:PF03666;~go_process: GO:0032007 - negative regulation of TOR signaling [Evidence IEA];~go_process: GO:0034198 - cellular response to amino acid starvation [Evidence IEA]) has translation MSSIARPPDPCLVAIVLIARSRAGPRFVFHYPPKPLTDNPSRTPAKPRRTSRSRSRHSSKGNDSTSSDDSHSSSDEDEDDSQSQSHIQTSHVAGGNVSTRRPSNLGIDDLSISSTAGGESHRPGSITSSKSHLRKRGAHSDAEYDSGAGSDRQEDRSRGAESPNRVPLESILGLPVDVWEKLLSPSRSWHKRRFELGINDLAFVGWPVFDREDGSWMKQKRKKKKRKQRAEWEGGEFGHNETAEDSQDDGVEMIAASTETLSPHSTVPPKSQRASVGSNRSLRLPSDSLDPDDKDMMTMFNVVFVLDPPLLEYSMHVREIYDNIIKKFTKALKWEQARTNYVWKESQHILHIKEKAKEKRTSLNNLYSDLVNQSSLARAICTLFTSISASKISSLTLSPDVSISLQIPPLTSTPYLPGQNDQAYPGLWLTTADSISPVDEPMTDPNITPHQVLAKNFALLLLDNEASIIKDVEAAGGTLAAPLVHYIRCSNPTKSFIQTSQSSGIPLPTIQFLASHLVYWRRARAIPPLHQRDTYFVSPNCDLSKLEVASAAYRHAFPTLPSLPKMLSALSGTPRPYGNFIPSKDHKATYFAILAWLLRGGWVTQLRSFARVKVTPEVKMAVELAIRREEVDKYLSRGRPSSAMSDKEKSAEEDEPEGSDIDDGSSSSSSSLASHGSGDETPMPNRYKSDTGFDLSHSLLDQKASLKTSSLIILPHKASPLESRWLDEIMARFPDHTTDAVADGAQGGPDAADGHSPAPVLTGSLKNAWPVLVKYFNGYDALEKVSVREGLKRKVVSQILIRLGFVTGQPPTELDTREQVLVSFRHW, from the exons ATGTCGTCCATTGCGCGCCCTCCCGACCCTTGCTTGGTTGCCATCGTCCTGATCGCCCGTTCTCGCGCTGGGCCTCGTTTCGTGTTCCATTACCCTCCCAAGCCCCTCACCGATAACCCTTCACGAACCCCTGCGAAACCAAGACGCACCTCACGGTCAAGAAGCAGACATAGTTCGAAAGGCAACGACTCGACTTCCAGTGACGACAGCCACTCCAGctccgacgaagatgaagacgattcTCAGAGTCAAAGTCACATTCAAACCAGCCACGTCGCAGGGGGCAACGTGAGCACTAGAAGGCCGAGCAATCTTGGAATTGATGATCTTTCCATATCATCCACAGCGGGTGGTGAAAGTCACCGACCTGGGTCTATTACTTCTTCCAAGTCGCACCTGAGAAAGCGCGGTGCCCACTCCGATGCTGAGTACGATTCTGGCGCCGGTTCTGATAGACAAGAGGATCGATCGAGAGGAGCGGAAAGCCCAAATCGTGTTCCGTTGGAATCTATACTAGGGCTCCCGGTAGATGTATGGGAGAAGCTCTTGAGTCCATCGCGCTCATGGCATAAAAGACGTTTTGAGCTCGGTATAAACGATCTTGCATTCGTCGGGTGGCCAGTTTTTGATCGTGAGGACGGAAGCTGGATGAAACAAAaacggaagaagaagaagagaaagcagCGCGCAGAGTGGGAAGGAGGGGAATTTGGACATAATGAGACAGCAGAAGACTCACAGGATGACGGTGTGGAGATGATTGCGGCATCAACGGAGACGTTGAGTCCGCACTCAACCGTTCCACCCAAATCTCAACGGGCATCCGTGGGTAGCAACCGGTCGTTAAGATTGCCCAGTGACTCTCTAGATCCCGATGACAAGGATATGATGACAATGTTCAATGTTGTCTTCGTCCTTGACCCTCCATTGCTAGAATATTCTATGCATGTTCGGGAGATATACGACAATATCATCAAGAAATTTACCAAGGCTTTAAAATGGGAACAAGCCCGGACGAACTATGTCTGGAAGGAATCCCAACATATTCTTCacatcaaggagaaggcaAAAGAGAAGA GAACCTCTCTTAATAACTTGTACTCGGACTTAGTGAACCAGTCGTCCCTTGCAAGAGCCATTTGCACTCTATTTACTAGCATATCAGCTTCGAAGATCTCCTCGCTCACATTGAGCCCGGATGTGTCAATCTCCCTACAGATTCCGCCGTTAACCTCCACACCGTATCTCCCGGGGCAGAACGACCAAGCATACCCGGGACTTTGGCTTACAACTGCAGATAGCATAAGCCCCGTCGATGAACCCATGACAGACCCAAATATCACACCTCATCAAGTATTAGCCAAGAATTTCGCCTTGCTGTTGCTAGATAATGAGGCAAGCATAATCAAAGACGTGGAAGCGGCCGGGGGAACTTTAGCTGCGCCCCTTGTTCACTATATCCGCTGCTCTAATCCAACAAAGTCATTCATCCAGACCTCGCAGTCCTCCGGTATACCCCTGCCTACCATTCAATTTCTAGCCAGTCACCTGGTCTACTGGAGAAGGGCTCGTGCAATTCCCCCGCTCCACCAACGGGATACATACTTTGTATCTCCGAACTGTGATCTCAGCAAATTGGAAGTCGCATCGGCTGCCTATAGACATGCGTTTCCCACCCTTCCCAGTCTACCGAAGATGTTATCCGCTCTTAGTGGAACACCAAGACCTTACGGAAACTTTATACCAAGTAAGGATCACAAAGCGACATATTTTGCTATATTAGCATGGCTACTCCGCGGCGGCTGGGTCACCCAACTCCGATCTTTCGCGAGAGTAAAAGTGACCCCCGAAGTAAAAATGGCCGTTGAACTGGCCATTCGGCGAGAGGAAGTGGACAAGTACCTGAGCAGGGGCAGACCTTCGTCGGCCATGTCAGACAAGGAGAAGTctgccgaggaggatgaacCTGAAGGCAGTGATATTGACGACGgttcgtcgtcttcctcgtcttcactTGCAAGCCACGGCAGCGGGGATGAAACACCCATGCCGAATCGCTACAAATCGGACACTGGATTTGATTTATCGCATTCCCTACTTGACCAAAAGGCTTCGCTGAAAACATCTTCCCTAATAATATTGCCTCACAAGGCCTCTCCCCTGGAATCCCGGTGGCTGGATGAGATTATGGCCCGATTCCCCGATCACACCACGGACGCCGTTGCCGACGGGGCACAAGGCGGTCCCGATGCAGCGGATGGCCACTCCCCGGCGCCAGTCCTTACAGGCTCGCTGAAAAATGCCTGGCCAGTCTTGGTTAAATACTTCAACGGCTACGATGCTCTAGAAAAGGTCTCCGTTCGAGAGGGTTTGAAGCGCAAAGTGGTCTCGCAGATACTGATCCGCCTAGGATTCGTAACTGGACAACCGCCTACCGAGCTGGATACTAGAGAGCAGGTTTTAGTCTCTTTCAGACACTGGTAG